The genomic window GCGCCTGGATGCCGAGATTCCCGGCGAGGGCCATGGCATCGTGGACACTGCCTTCCGAGGAGAATTGCGAGGGCATGAGAAAGGCAGACACCCGCTCCGGACCGAGGGCCTCCACCGCCAGGGTGGCCACGAGGGCGGAGTCTATCCCTCCGGAAAGACCCAGGTGTACCCGATCGAATCCGGTCTTTGTGAGGTAGTCGCGGATGCCGAGGTGGAGGGCTCCCCGCACCTCCTCCAGGCGGGAGACCTCGAGGGGAGGAAGGGGGGCGGGGAGTGCCTCGGTATCGATGAGGAAGAGTCCCTCCTCGAAGGCCGGGGCCCTGAAGACGAGCCTTCCCTCCCGGTCGGTCACCAGTGATTGTCCGTCGAAGATGAGGCTGTCGTTCGCTCCCACCATATTGACGTAGACGAGGGGGACCCCTGATCCTTTTCCTATGAGTTCCATGATCTTTGCTCGTAGGAGGACCTTTTCCATGTAGTATGGGGAGGCGGAGGGTATGAGGATGATCTCGGCTCCCTGGTCGAGGAGGTCCTGTATGGGGTCGATCGGGTATCTCAGGCCCGGTTGCGGTTCTGTTTCGCCCCACATGTCCTCGCAGATCGCGATTCCCAGCCGCCGCCGTTTGAACGGGACCACGATTCGCTCAGACGCGGGTTCGAAGTAGCGGGCCTCGTCGAACACATCGTATGTCGGGAGGAGGGTCTTGTGCTGGCGCAGGAGGATCCGTCTCTGATGGATGAGCGCAGCTGTGTTGTGGAGAGGTTTCCCTGCGGCGGACTTGTTCTTTTCCACATAGCCCACCACCACCCCCAGCTCAGGGGGGAGTTCGTGTTGAAGGGTCCTGAGGGCCCTGAGATTCTCCTGGACGAAGGAGGGATGCTCGAGGAGGTCCATGGGGGGATAGCCACAGAGGGCGAGTTCCGGAAAGATCACGAGATCCGCCTTCTGTCGGTAGGCCTCCATGGCGAAAGAGCATATCTTCTTCACGTTGCCGGAGAAATCACCTATCACCGGGTTTATCTGGGCAAGTCCGATCCTCATGGCTTCCTCCCTCACGCAGAGGGTAGCACATTCCTTTTATGTTGACCACGGCTTCGGAACCCCTGTACTATACCGACATGGGAAACCTGCTCATCGTCTCGCACTTCTCCGGAGAGGCGGAACGGCTCGAGGCGAGGCTGAGGGAGAGAGGGATCGATGTATTCCTCGCGTTCCCGGGAGAGAATGTCGACGAACCTTGTCTCCCCTGGAAGCCTTCATCGCCGTTTTCGTCGAAGTCCCTCCTCCTCCAGGTGCTCCAGAAGGGGGAGCTGGAGCGGCTCGTGTGTCTTCATCGTGTGCATCCGGAGAGCGGAGGCCCGCTCTCCTTTTCTGAGATCGAGGAGAGGGTGGACACCTGTCTGAAGGGGTGGCTCTTCCTCCTCAAGGAAGCGGCGGAACTCACGAGGAAGAGCGAAGTGGTCCTCGTGCTCGATGCCGACGGCGAAGGTTCTTCTCCTCTCGTTCCCCTCCTCGAGGCAGGGTTTCTTTCCCTTCTCGAAGTTTGTAGGCGTATGGGGATACCCGCACGGGGACTCAGACGGGAGAAGGCGACCCTGGATCCTCTCGTCGATTCGATACTGGAAGGGGACGGGAAATCCCTCTATCGGTGGCGGGAGATCAGGGAACGACGCCGACTCTGGTTTTCCAAGTAGGAGGACCTATGAAGATCTGGCTCAAGATCCTGCTTGCTGTCCTTCTCGGCGGCGCGCTCGGTCTGCTCCTTCCGCTCGACGATACGACAGGGGAGATCCTCTCGTTCGTACGTGATGTGGTGGTGGGACTGGGGAGGC from Spirochaeta thermophila DSM 6192 includes these protein-coding regions:
- a CDS encoding NAD+ synthase, whose protein sequence is MRIGLAQINPVIGDFSGNVKKICSFAMEAYRQKADLVIFPELALCGYPPMDLLEHPSFVQENLRALRTLQHELPPELGVVVGYVEKNKSAAGKPLHNTAALIHQRRILLRQHKTLLPTYDVFDEARYFEPASERIVVPFKRRRLGIAICEDMWGETEPQPGLRYPIDPIQDLLDQGAEIILIPSASPYYMEKVLLRAKIMELIGKGSGVPLVYVNMVGANDSLIFDGQSLVTDREGRLVFRAPAFEEGLFLIDTEALPAPLPPLEVSRLEEVRGALHLGIRDYLTKTGFDRVHLGLSGGIDSALVATLAVEALGPERVSAFLMPSQFSSEGSVHDAMALAGNLGIQAHTLPIRAVFDTFLSTLEPVFQGLPWDITEENIQARIRGTILMAYSNKMRSLVLTTGNKSELAVGYCTIYGDTAGALAVIGDLFKTQVYALARHIREDTGVIPEEILTKPPSAELRPNQTDQDSLPPYEVLDQILELYLLRNLTAEDIIARGFDPDLVRHVLLMVVRAEHKRRQTPPVLKISPRAFGTGRRIPIARAPYEPYS